In the Candidatus Nitrosotalea sinensis genome, one interval contains:
- a CDS encoding ABC transporter permease codes for MNPKDLFLLSFEALVDRKVRTLLTILMVVLGSSLVVVLNGLSAGQAAFLEKQFNTLAANVLFVGSGQRGFRDASAGNAIIINTVIVNKIKSLPLVSDVIPEYTGSVSIDSQGNTQRVSVTSIDPTKLIVELPNLEYVDGSTVKANDRSSAIVGDTIVNPPGAANAFVSLGQTIRATATYADSSGKSVTVTKNFVVTGILKPSGNTMIDRSVIINLDAGNDLLHKVNKYDQLIVAAATPDDVDTVQNEITGQFGKTLGATTPKAIIAVRQQAASGNAAFILMVGIIALVVGAVGIVTTLYNSVTERIREIGTMKAIGAQNSTILALFIVEASLIGLFGASLGMIIGIGGGYIMSIATTTSPAGGGPPVHIPPIFDPIDLIKVWLLSLTLSIVAGMYPAWKASKLSPMVALRRE; via the coding sequence ATGAATCCTAAAGATCTATTTCTGTTATCTTTTGAGGCCCTAGTTGACAGAAAGGTTAGAACATTATTAACAATACTGATGGTTGTACTTGGCAGCAGTCTTGTTGTAGTATTAAATGGTCTTAGTGCGGGACAAGCTGCATTTTTGGAAAAACAATTCAATACACTTGCAGCAAATGTTCTCTTTGTTGGCAGTGGTCAACGAGGATTTAGAGATGCATCTGCAGGAAATGCCATTATAATAAATACTGTTATTGTAAATAAGATAAAATCACTACCTCTAGTATCTGATGTCATACCTGAATATACTGGTTCAGTATCTATTGATTCGCAAGGTAATACACAACGTGTATCTGTTACATCGATTGATCCTACAAAACTTATAGTAGAATTGCCAAATCTGGAATACGTTGATGGTTCTACTGTAAAAGCAAATGACCGGTCATCTGCGATAGTGGGGGATACTATAGTAAATCCTCCTGGTGCAGCTAATGCCTTTGTTTCATTGGGTCAAACAATTCGTGCAACTGCAACATATGCAGATTCTAGTGGCAAATCAGTCACAGTAACAAAGAATTTTGTAGTAACTGGGATTCTAAAACCATCTGGAAACACTATGATAGATCGTTCTGTAATAATTAATCTGGATGCTGGAAATGATTTGTTGCACAAGGTGAACAAATACGACCAATTAATAGTTGCAGCCGCAACCCCTGACGATGTTGATACTGTACAAAATGAGATTACAGGACAATTTGGCAAAACACTTGGTGCTACAACTCCAAAGGCCATAATTGCAGTAAGGCAGCAGGCTGCAAGTGGTAATGCTGCATTTATCTTGATGGTTGGAATCATAGCACTTGTAGTTGGTGCTGTGGGAATTGTGACCACTTTGTACAACTCGGTGACTGAAAGGATACGAGAAATTGGTACCATGAAGGCAATAGGAGCACAGAATAGTACTATCCTTGCACTGTTCATAGTAGAAGCAAGTCTTATTGGATTGTTTGGTGCATCGCTGGGAATGATTATTGGTATTGGCGGAGGTTATATCATGAGCATTGCAACCACTACAAGTCCAGCAGGTGGGGGCCCACCTGTTCATATTCCTCCGATCTTTGATCCTATTGATCTGATCAAAGTATGGTTGCTTTCTCTGACACTTAGCATTGTTGCTGGAATGTATCCTGCATGGAAAGCATCAAAGT
- a CDS encoding COG1361 S-layer family protein — MSSTKSTIKKLFGQRMTTKISVPILIAMLLIPTMLASFDAYGQVVTVVPSGNGHLAITQTQDCFAPLTTVLDATYSGPVVVDSYWVDQGTSTDTDITSNPVKKEIGPGEGPSVFAVVFNNRGSVYPITSVTAFLNLPSGFAPTGESANPQLLQKYNQASRVTTNNVALGNYYGQVAPGASFTMYFNINVLPTAKVGTFSTTVVANYVQVGVVGQQCTSALLNVPFVLPGKVVLDASPVTSDLVPQSKDPISIEIDNKGSADATGVVATIVNLGNSKGSTGSNSGGSVVLQSSTTQLVNLGPNTFNLGTIPAKSKAVISTTVYPSTAASGSTQEVQLQINYQNAWGKLSTTNVSTGLVIAPNPPQSLSLSYLGNTTTPVITAALLDDLDFAVENNSTNPMSNIVISLVPQSTSVSIVGPSTWTIQNMSSGDRQVLNTKVYAANTLINTPTSFTLTANYISKGQAQTNSLTLGTFVVGDIKLQIYDLSVTSLGGTSTLAGNLLNQGSTTGLYTTIQLAPSQLIDAMRTARLANSTNDQQSFQSAQADQGSPATGSQGGQNFQGGQGSGGSGNGGQGFQGRGGQGGQGFQGRGGGPSQQFIGDLSPDSPIPFSIPIRGINLLTPGMYQVAFKVTYADDLKNFHNVVLNGTVAISKVPQTANQRNQQTSIFEQIPLPVMGVAGAGIAAAVVFLVRRKKSRSKKLQLLTKGDTDIVSIFDGVKKKDNES; from the coding sequence ATGTCGTCAACTAAGAGTACTATTAAAAAATTATTTGGCCAAAGAATGACCACAAAGATTTCAGTTCCTATTCTGATTGCCATGTTATTGATCCCTACAATGCTTGCATCTTTTGATGCATATGGGCAAGTTGTCACCGTTGTACCGTCAGGAAATGGTCATCTGGCAATAACACAAACGCAAGATTGTTTTGCTCCATTAACTACCGTTCTTGATGCAACATATAGCGGACCTGTAGTTGTTGACTCGTACTGGGTAGATCAAGGAACTTCTACTGACACTGATATTACTAGTAACCCTGTCAAAAAAGAGATAGGGCCCGGAGAAGGACCATCTGTCTTTGCCGTAGTTTTCAATAACAGAGGATCAGTCTATCCTATAACATCTGTTACTGCTTTTCTTAATCTGCCATCTGGATTTGCACCTACTGGTGAGAGTGCAAACCCTCAATTGCTTCAAAAATACAACCAAGCATCACGTGTTACAACAAACAATGTTGCACTGGGTAACTATTATGGTCAAGTAGCACCTGGAGCATCATTTACGATGTATTTTAACATCAATGTACTACCTACCGCCAAAGTAGGAACATTTTCCACTACTGTTGTAGCTAATTATGTCCAAGTTGGAGTAGTTGGCCAGCAATGTACTTCTGCACTTTTGAATGTACCTTTTGTACTTCCTGGTAAAGTAGTACTTGATGCATCTCCTGTAACTTCTGACCTTGTACCTCAAAGTAAGGATCCAATCTCCATAGAAATCGATAACAAGGGTTCTGCAGATGCTACAGGAGTTGTAGCTACTATTGTCAATCTTGGCAACTCAAAGGGTAGTACCGGAAGCAATAGTGGAGGCTCTGTAGTACTCCAATCATCTACAACTCAGTTAGTAAATCTGGGGCCTAATACATTCAATTTAGGTACTATACCTGCAAAATCAAAAGCGGTCATAAGCACCACTGTATATCCTAGTACCGCCGCAAGCGGATCTACTCAAGAAGTGCAACTACAAATTAATTATCAAAATGCCTGGGGAAAGCTTTCTACTACTAATGTCAGCACTGGACTTGTTATAGCTCCAAATCCACCTCAATCTCTTAGCTTATCTTATTTAGGAAATACAACTACGCCTGTGATTACAGCTGCATTATTGGATGATCTGGACTTTGCAGTTGAAAATAATAGTACAAATCCAATGTCTAATATTGTTATATCTCTTGTACCGCAATCAACATCTGTGTCAATAGTAGGTCCATCTACTTGGACAATTCAGAATATGAGTTCAGGAGATAGACAAGTCCTAAATACTAAAGTATATGCTGCAAATACTCTTATCAATACTCCGACTTCTTTTACACTTACAGCAAATTATATCTCAAAGGGACAAGCTCAGACAAACTCTCTTACACTTGGAACATTTGTAGTTGGAGATATCAAACTACAAATCTATGACTTGTCTGTAACTTCATTGGGAGGTACATCTACTTTGGCTGGTAATTTGCTTAATCAGGGAAGTACTACCGGATTGTATACTACTATACAACTTGCTCCTTCGCAACTTATTGATGCCATGAGAACTGCAAGACTTGCAAATTCTACAAATGATCAACAATCTTTCCAATCTGCACAAGCAGATCAAGGATCTCCGGCAACTGGTTCTCAAGGTGGTCAAAACTTCCAAGGTGGACAAGGTAGCGGTGGTTCTGGAAATGGTGGTCAAGGCTTCCAAGGAAGAGGAGGACAGGGTGGTCAAGGCTTCCAAGGAAGAGGGGGAGGTCCTTCACAACAATTCATAGGAGACTTGTCACCAGATTCGCCTATTCCCTTTAGCATACCTATTCGAGGAATTAACTTACTAACCCCTGGAATGTATCAGGTAGCATTCAAAGTAACGTATGCTGATGATCTAAAGAATTTTCATAATGTTGTACTAAATGGCACTGTTGCTATCAGTAAAGTTCCTCAGACAGCAAATCAGAGAAACCAGCAAACATCCATCTTTGAACAAATTCCTTTGCCTGTTATGGGTGTAGCAGGAGCCGGAATAGCTGCAGCTGTTGTATTTCTTGTTAGGAGGAAAAAGTCAAGATCTAAAAAATTACAATTATTGACCAAAGGAGACACTGACATAGTCTCGATATTTGACGGTGTAAAAAAGAAAGACAATGAATCCTAA
- a CDS encoding ABC transporter ATP-binding protein: MTKDLVVEKRSQNEITHDDSLALKVENLSKIYNSAAGRVVALDNVSFSIKKGEFVSIIGPSGSGKSTILNMVGALDRPTSGKIHIDGIDIFSLNDSDLATMRNRRIGFIFQSFNLINRTTVQKNVKLPGIIAGISSDEADSRAIKILEALGIADKRNQKPVNLSGGQQQRVAIARSLINNPSIILADEPTGNLDTKTGEDVFDMLKMLSHKFKRTIIMVTHNPELAESTDRSILLRDGRIEKDVVN; encoded by the coding sequence ATGACAAAAGACTTGGTAGTTGAAAAAAGATCTCAAAACGAAATTACTCATGATGATTCACTTGCATTGAAAGTAGAGAATCTGTCCAAAATATACAATTCTGCTGCAGGTAGGGTAGTTGCGTTAGATAATGTCAGCTTTTCCATTAAAAAGGGCGAGTTTGTATCTATTATAGGTCCTTCCGGAAGTGGAAAATCTACCATATTGAACATGGTTGGTGCACTTGACAGGCCTACAAGTGGTAAAATTCACATTGATGGTATTGATATTTTCTCTCTTAATGATTCAGATCTTGCAACTATGAGAAACAGACGCATTGGTTTTATTTTCCAGTCATTTAATTTGATAAATAGGACCACTGTACAAAAAAATGTCAAACTTCCTGGGATAATTGCAGGCATATCAAGTGATGAAGCAGATTCTCGAGCAATTAAAATTCTAGAAGCACTTGGTATTGCTGATAAAAGAAATCAAAAACCCGTAAATCTCAGCGGTGGACAGCAACAACGTGTTGCAATAGCACGTTCCTTGATAAATAATCCTTCTATAATTTTAGCTGATGAACCTACTGGCAACTTGGATACAAAAACAGGTGAGGATGTATTTGACATGTTAAAGATGCTTTCTCATAAATTCAAACGTACTATCATAATGGTAACACACAATCCAGAACTTGCAGAGTCTACAGACAGGTCAATTTTATTACGAGATGGGAGGATAGAAAAAGATGTCGTCAACTAA
- a CDS encoding DUF6659 family protein, with translation MGSTFQNFENYLYSVPELESVCDVVLNLDDQMRSSGIISDKGKILAWKVKQGIQSVLSQADRDMLLMETALGVRMRKEQDSQLGSENFTLSYGYNVIFMTFPMVCGILCVSAEKQIDITKIPFLILSIVKKSTTWK, from the coding sequence ATGGGTTCAACATTTCAAAATTTTGAAAATTATTTGTATTCTGTACCTGAACTCGAATCTGTTTGTGATGTTGTACTCAATTTGGATGACCAAATGAGATCTTCAGGAATAATAAGTGATAAGGGCAAAATACTTGCCTGGAAAGTAAAACAAGGGATTCAATCTGTCCTCAGCCAGGCAGATAGGGATATGCTACTTATGGAAACTGCTCTTGGAGTAAGAATGCGCAAGGAGCAGGATTCGCAACTGGGATCTGAAAATTTTACCCTTTCATACGGTTACAATGTGATATTCATGACTTTTCCGATGGTATGTGGTATACTATGTGTATCTGCAGAAAAACAGATTGATATAACAAAAATACCATTTCTGATACTCTCCATTGTTAAGAAATCAACTACATGGAAATGA
- a CDS encoding PepSY domain-containing protein, with the protein MNTKDIFVHKKMLVMILGVAILATVGVSAASAQVQGTQNQKPQIQGSINLEQTIMSNVKVSFSAASDTAASAVSGKVIGGSLTVMQGYVVYSFKVIDDKNMVYSVIVDPSTGSVLYQSQGHQFGMGGFGMGGARGMHKPMGSHSWGSNPQSGSAPSTTPSGSQS; encoded by the coding sequence ATGAATACCAAAGACATCTTTGTACACAAAAAGATGCTTGTCATGATTCTTGGTGTAGCAATTCTTGCTACTGTGGGAGTCTCTGCAGCATCTGCACAAGTACAGGGCACTCAAAACCAAAAACCGCAAATCCAAGGTTCTATCAACCTTGAACAAACAATAATGTCTAATGTCAAGGTGTCATTTTCTGCTGCATCTGACACTGCTGCATCTGCAGTTAGTGGCAAAGTGATAGGTGGAAGTTTGACTGTGATGCAGGGCTATGTTGTATATAGTTTCAAGGTAATTGACGACAAGAACATGGTTTACTCTGTGATTGTCGATCCATCAACTGGTTCTGTATTGTACCAGTCTCAAGGACACCAATTTGGAATGGGAGGATTTGGAATGGGTGGCGCAAGAGGCATGCACAAGCCAATGGGTTCACACTCATGGGGTTCTAACCCTCAATCTGGCAGTGCTCCATCTACAACACCTAGCGGATCTCAATCTTGA
- a CDS encoding winged helix-turn-helix domain-containing protein, with the protein MSHEYRDRIYIRKDIILKLTEHGELNQTSLLSYCGLNLMKHKDILESLERKGFINRTEQAWGNKKIIKYAVTQKGREFCRMILEPYEDIFPRSEKHDQEQS; encoded by the coding sequence TTGTCACATGAATACAGAGACAGAATTTACATACGAAAGGATATCATACTGAAATTAACTGAACATGGGGAACTTAATCAGACATCACTTCTTAGTTATTGCGGTTTGAATTTAATGAAACACAAAGACATTCTTGAGAGTCTAGAGAGAAAAGGTTTCATAAATAGAACAGAGCAGGCGTGGGGAAACAAGAAGATAATTAAATATGCCGTTACACAAAAGGGACGTGAGTTTTGTAGAATGATTTTAGAGCCTTATGAAGATATTTTTCCAAGGAGTGAAAAACATGACCAAGAACAAAGTTAG